The following coding sequences lie in one Miscanthus floridulus cultivar M001 chromosome 9, ASM1932011v1, whole genome shotgun sequence genomic window:
- the LOC136480207 gene encoding FBD-associated F-box protein At4g10400-like: MAAECGAGHVWSASPVPTTSTAPQLHRRCLPGTAAPPQIWLHPSYRSAESSSGERQRPHRRSPGRNLHHVLSFLPAQQAVRTCVLARRWLHLWKSATDLRIVGADGEAPVPFEEVREFVDSLLLLRGSSPLETFELRVAGDDIDVRRVRLWVRHLTKLELRGLVFNDDFLDFSRCPELQDLHIQDSSLEHAERISSPSLRHLNIRGAFNPSSRARILVPNLASLVLEVTFDMTPVLQKMPLLVKGTVGIRGLCEDLCSSPAPNYASYVDCDKSCRGCIRDGSACVILRAVSQAEDLVLIASLTRSFSEGI, translated from the exons ATGGCAGCCGAGTGTGGTGCTGGACATGTATGGAGTGCAAGCCCAGTCCCGACGACCTCCACGGCTCCACAGCTCCACCGCCGCTGCCTGCCCGGcaccgccgcgccgccgcagatATGGCTCCACCCTAGCTACA GGAGCGCGGAAAGCAGCTCCGGCGAGCGGCAGCGACCGCATCGGCGCTCTCCCGGACGAAACCTACACcacgtcctctccttcctccccgcGCAGCAGGCGGTGCGGACCTGCGTGCTCGCCCGGCGCTGGCTCCACCTCTGGAAGTCCGCCACTGACCTGCGCATCGTCGGCGCCGACGGGGAGGCGCCGGTGCCCTTCGAGGAGGTCCGGGAGTTCGTCGACAGCCTCTTGCTCCTCCGTGGAAGCTCACCTCTGGAGACATTTGAGCTCAGGGTCGCTGGAGACGATATTGACGTTCGCCGCGTGAGGCTCTGGGTCAG GCACCTGACCAAGCTAGAGCTTCGCGGCCTAGTGTTCAATGATGATTTTCTTGACTTCTCGAGATGTCCTGAGTTGCAAGATCTACATATTCAAGACTCCAGCTTGGAGCATGCTGAAAGGATCTCATCCCCGTCCTTAAGGCATCTAAATATCAGAGGCGCATTCAACCCGAGTTCCCGAGCACGAATTCTTGTCCCAAATCTTGCTTCATTGGTGCTAGAAGTCACTTTTGACATGACCCCTGTACTTCAGAAAATGCCCTTGTTGGTTAAGGGAACTGTTGGAATCCGTGGGCTTTGTGAAGACTTATGTAGCAGTCCTGCTCCTAACTATGCCAGCTACGTGGACTGTGATAAGAGCTGCCGAGGTTGCATACGAGATGGCAGTGCCTGTGTGATTTTGCGTGCTGTGTCCCAAGCAGAGGAtttggtgttgatagcttccctGACACG TTCATTTTCAGAAGGGATTTGA